CGGCGCCGACGAACAGCGCCCGCCAGTTGGGCCGGCGCGTCGGCGCGAGCGCCGTGCCGCTCGCCGATGCCGCGCTCGACGCAGAGATCATCTGGTTGGCAGTGCCCGACGATGCCATCGCGGCGTTGGCGCGCAGGTTGGCGCGCCGCGCGGGATGGAACGGGAAGATCGTTTTGCACTCCAGCGGCGCGCTCTCCAGCGAGCTGCTGTCGCCCCTCCGGCGTCGCGGCGCCGCCGTAGGCACGGTGCATCCCATGATGACCTTCGTACGCGGCGCGCGGCTGTCGGCAGCCATCATGCGCGGCGTCTGGCTCGGCGTGGAGGGCGATCCCGCCGCCGTCCGGCTGGCGAAGAACATCGCGCGTGACCTGGGCGGCCAGGTCCTTACCATCGGCAAACGGGACAAGGCGCTCTACCACGCCATCGGATCGTTCAGCTCGCCCATGATCGTGGCGACGCTCACTATTGCCGAGCGGCTGGCACGGGCATCGGGAATTTCGCCGCGCGCGGCGCGCGGCCTGATTGTGCCCATCCTGCGCCGCACGGTAGAGAACTACGAAAAGCACGGAGCAGCGGCTGCGTTCAGCGGACCCCTGATGCGCGGTGACGTGACCACGATCGCGGCGCACGTCAAGGCGCTGCGGCGCGTGCCCGGCGCGCTGGAGGCGTATCGGGCGCTGGTGCGGGCCGCGATGCGCGAGTTGCCGGTGAGGAAGCGCGGAAGGATCGGGAGACTGCTTGGGTGATTCCGCACTCAGCAATTGGCGCTTGGCGCTTGGCCCCCTGACGGATGCGATCGGCGGTCAACGCTGAAGGGCCGAGTGCCAACGGCCAAACGCTAAGTGCTGAGCGCGAAGCGCGAGAACCTCACTTCCCGAACAAGTGCCCCATCTTCTCCTTCTTTGTCTTCAAATAGTTCTCCACGTGCGAGTGGGGCTCGACTTCGCAGGGTACGCGCTCGGTCACGCGGATGCCGGCGCGCTCCAGCGCCGCAACCTTTTCGGGATTGTTCGAGATGAGCCGCACCTCGCGCACGCCCAGCGCCTGCAGCACCGCACCTGGGAGTTGGTATTCGCGGTGGTCGGCGGCAAAGCCGAGCTCCTGGTTGGCTTCCACCGTGTCGAGGCCGCGGTCCTGCAGTTCGTACGCCTGGAGCTTGGCCATCAGTCCGATGCCGCGTCCCTCCTGCTGCTCGTAGACGAGTACGCCTGAGCCGTGGGCTGCGATCATGGCGAGCGCCATCTCCAGTTGCTGGCGGCAATCGCAGCGCAGCGAGCCGAAGACGTCGCCGGTGAGGCACTGCGAATGAATGCGCACGAGCGCGGGCGACGACGTAACGTCGCCCATGACCAGCGCGACGGCCGTTTCCGGCGTCCCTTTGGCGTCGGGAGCGCCCTCAAAGCCGGACAGGCGGAAGCGTCCCCAGCGCGTGGGGAAGTCGGCTTCGGCGACTTTGCGGGCCGTCGCGTTCATTGTGGTGGCTGGCTTCGACGCCATTCTCATGATTATAGCCGCGCGAGTGCGGTTCCCAATTTCGCGCTGCCGCTGCTAAAATCAATTCGTCCCAGATCAGCGCAGTGGGGCTATAGCTCAGCTGGGAGAGCGCATCGTTCGCAACGATGAGGTCGTCGGTTCGATCCCGACTAGCTCCACCAATCCTTACCGTGATCGGCCGGGTGCTACGAGTTCCCTGGCAAGAAGCGCCCGGGTTTTCGCCTGCGGCCTCCCGCTTCACTCACGCCCGCCGAACGGCTCAAGTTCGGTCCCGACCAGCTCCGCCAGATTTCCTCCCAACCCTGGTTCTCGCCGCGGTGTTCTTCATCACCTCGTTGGCAAACGCGCAAACTGCGTCCTCCGGTCCGGCTCCGTCGATTGTTCCTGACACGTTGCCTCCGCCCTTGGTGGGCAAGCTGGTGATGTTTCAACTCCGCGCCCCCGGGCTGGCGACGCCGCTGCAGTGGCGCATTGTTACGGGACAGCTCCCGGCAGGACTGCAACTGGATCGAGATGGATATCTCCACGGCATACCGGCGGCGACCGGAGACTACGCATTCACGGTTGAGGCGATGAGTGTGAGCTCAAGGGCCGCCGCTCGCCGGGACTATCGCGTTCGCGTAAATCGCCCGCTCGCGGTGCGCTGGACGCGGCCGCCTGCCGTGAATGGACGCGAGATAGGAGGCGAGATCGTGGTGGCGAACTTCAGTGAGTACGACATGGACTTGACCGTAATCATTGTCAGCGTGAACCAGATTGGGCGCGCTACTACGCTCGGGTACCAGCACTTCAACTTCGCTCGGGCGGCATCGGCCGAGCGCCCGACCGAGCAGGTGATTCCGTTCAGCGGCTCGCCGGGAGGCGGCGTGTATGTGGTCCACGCCGACGCAGTGGGCGAGGTGCGAGGCGTCAGGGCGATTTACCGGGACCGGATCGAGTCGCCGAAGCTGAGCATCACCGTCGTGCCCTGAGCGCCGCGCGCTCAGGGCCGCTGAAGCAAGAAACGAACTGAAGGGCCATGCTGAGCGAAGGCCGGCGCAAGCGCAGTCGAAGCATCCCTGCTTCCACCACGGACCGTGGTCAGGCAGGGATCGTTCGACCCGCGCTCTGCGCTCGCTCAGGATGACGTCAAAGCGAAGCGGCCCCCCTCAGTACGCTCCCGTTGCCTCGTGCAGCCGCAGCTTTTCCTGGTCGCGATCCAGGTACGGGATTCCCTTTTCCATCCAATCGGGTTTCGGCGCGCCCTTCAAGTAATAGTCGAAGAACTGCTGGAGGCGAACCGTGTAGTCCTTCTGGTTGGGACGGCGGCGCAGCCCGTGCGGCTCGCCGTTGTAGGTGAACATGTAAACCTCTTTGCCCAGGCGGCGCAGGGCGAGGTAGTACTCAATGCCCTGGTACCACGGCACGGCGTCGTCGGAGTCGTTGTGCAGCATCAGGATGGGGGTGCGCACGCGGTCGGCCCAGAAGACCGGCGAGTTCTCCACGAACAGCATGGGCCGCTCCCACAGCGTGCCGCCGATGCGGCTCTGCGAGTGCTCGTACTGGAACTGCCGGGGCAGGCCCGGGCCCCAGCGGATGCCGTCGTAGGCGCTGGTCATGTTCGAGACGGGCGCGCCCGCGGCCACGGCGCGAAAGCGGTTGGTCTGCGTGATCATGTACGCGATCTGGTATCCGCCCCAACTGTGGCCCTGGATGCCGATGGCTTTTTCGTCCACGAAGCCGCGCGCCACGACCGCATCGATGGCCGGCAGCACGCACTTGAGCGCGCTCTGCCCCGGCTGTCCGATGGTGTAGACGATGTCGGGCATCAGCACCAGGTAGCCGTTGCTCACGAAGAACGTGGTGTTGATGCGGTGCGTGGGCCGCGGCGTGATGAAGTCGTGGAAGTTTTGCGAGAGCTTTTCGTAGATGTACACCAGCAGCGGATACTTCTTGCCGGGATCGAAGTTCTCCGGCTTGAACAGAATCCCGCTCAGCAGCACGCCGTCGGCGTTGCGGTAGTGGATGAGTTCTTCCGAGCCCCACGTGAACTGCGCCTTTTCCGGATTGGCGTTCGTCACTGTTTCAAGTTTTGAAAAAGCCGGATCCGTGATCTTGACGTCGGGGAACTGCGTGAAGCTGGCTTCGGTGACCATCACGACGTCGGCGTTCTTCGCCTGCGTAGGCGCGCCGTAGGCGTGCGCCGTCATGATGAGCTGCTTGGGCGGGTCGGTCGCGTCCAGCGTGGTGCGGAAGAAGCCCTGGTCGCGCGAGTCTTTGTTCACGGCCTTCAGCGTGAGGGGCTTCGAACCGTCAACCCAGCGCGAATCCGGATCGCGGGGATCGTTGTTCAGCCGCACCCAGCGGAACTCGGTGTGCGTCTTGCGGCCCGCACCCAGCGTGATGTTTTTCGCCGATGAGCCGTCGGGCGCAACGCGCCAGACGTCGAACTCGTCGTAGAGCAGCACCCACTTGCCGTCGCGCGTCCAGTTGGCACGCGCGTAGGGCGGCGGCAGCTCGGGCGTGTCGTTGTCCTCACGCCAGAAGTTCACGCCCAGGTTGGCGGTGAGCGTTGTGAGCTTGCCGTCGGGCACAGCGGCGGTGATCCAGTCCTTGCCGTTGTAGTAGAGCGTGTACTTGCCGCTCGGCGACCAGGCGACCTGGCCGATGTGTTTCCTGGCAAGCAGCTTGCGCTCGCCGGTGAGCGTGTTGACCAGGTACGAGTCTACGTAGCGGGTGTCGTACTCGATCATGCGGCGATACTCGCGGTCGTCGCCGCCGATGCCCCACAGTCCGTCGTCGCTGGGCGTCAGCTCGGGCATGGTGCGGTCGGCGAGCTGCACCATCTTCTTTTCTGCGAAGTGATAGACGCAGCGGAACGTGCGCGTGCGCTCCACTTCGGCGCGGACCTTCTGCATCGGCTGGATGTAGTCGTCCTTGTAATGCCACAGGTCAACCGAGACCTTGTCGTCGTCGGGCAGGTCAACCGGCTTTTCTTCCGCGGCGGCGGGAGCGCATCCGAAGAAAACGTGCTTGCCGTCGCGGCTGAAGCTGATGGCGCCGCGGTCGCTGATGACGCATTTGTCGCGAAAACCGGGATCGGCCGAGGAAACCAGTTCGACCGGCGCGGCGGCGGCGCGCTGCCAGCCGTAGAGCTTGAGCCTGGGCGAGCGCGACGCGGCGTCGTCTTTGTCGGAAAGGAAGGCGATCTGCGTCTGGTCTTCGTCCCAGGTGACGCGCCGATACTTGCCTTTGCCCGCGAGCAGCGGGCGCGGGGCGCCGCCACTGCGTGTCTCTACGATGTAAACGCCGTTGGTCTCCGGCGACTTGCGCGACGACACCGCATAGACCAGCAGCGCGCCGTCCTTCGAAAGGCTGTACTCGAGCACGTCGGCCAGCGTGCGCTCCCCGCCATTGCTCAGGTCGCGCAGGACAAGTTCGGAGCCGAACTCGGGACGATCGCCGCGTCCACGGGGCGCGCCGCCGGCCGGCTCGGAACCGGGCCCCGGACCTGCGCCGGGGACGGCAGTGCCGGCGCCGGCTTCAGGCGCGCCTTCTTCACTGCGTCCCTCGGTCGCGCCGCGGCCGGCGGGCGCCTCATCCGGCTCGCGCAAGTACGCGAGCACGGCGCCGGACTTCTCGGGCGTGGCAAAACTTTTCACCCGATCCACGCGCACCGCTTCGCCCGTCGCCAGGTTCACGATCACCATGCCGCCCTTGGGCATCTGGTCCGGGCGCTTGCGGGCCTTCTTCGCGGCGGCGACGTCGGCATGCTTCGCAAACGTGGACACAGCCACGTAGCTTCCGTCGGGCGCGAAGGCGATGGAGATATTGCGAGCCTGCGGTTGTCCCGCCTCGGGCCCGAGCTCAGCCTGATTCACCGGCGGCGGCTCAGGACGCTCGCCTGCCGGCTGCCGCCACTCGGCCTTCGTTAGCAGGTTGCGGACGACGATCTCGCCGTCGCCCTCCTGTGGGAACAGGCCGTAGACGAGGAACTTGCCGTCGGCTGAAAGGGTGGGCGTAACGATGTCGCGCCAGGCGTCGAAGTCACGATGCGTAAGCGGGCGCTTGGCCTGCGCGAGCGCAAAAGAGGAGACCAGGACAAGCACGGCCAGGACAGCAGCCGCGCGAAACCACCGGGCAGATGAAGTGTTCATGGCGCGTGGAGTTTATTGCAGGTACTTGGTAGCGGTAAAGATTTAGGTTCCGTTGGAGGAAAGCAAAGCTAACCACAAGGGACACGAAGGAAGCACAAAGGCCACGAAGGAGACTCGAAGCCCAAAACTTGTCATCCCGAGCCAGCGAAGGACCTGCATTGACGGCTTGCCAAACCAACGCTGTTCAGGTGAACCCGGACGGCCACGCCACTCATGCCCGTGCGGACGCGGGCGGCTTCGCCCGCAAGACGGCGCCATCACTAATGTTGGGGCAGGGCCGTCCGGCACCACTCCAGCAACTTCCTGAACGCGGCCCCACGGTGGCTGTAGCGCGCCTTCTCTTCGGCGGAGAGTTCGGCGAAGGTCTTGCCGATCGCCGGTAAGAAGAACAACGGGTCGTAGCCGAAGCCGCCCGAGCCGCGCGGCGCGCGCAGGATCACGCCCGCCGCTTCGCCTCGAAACGTCGCCAGCGTCCTGCCGTCGCGGGCGGCGGCGAGCACGCAGACAAAGCGCGCCGTGCGCCGCTCGTCAGCCACGTCATCGAGATCGCGCAGCAGGCGCGCGTTGTTGTCGGCGTCATGGGTGTTGCCGGCCGACGAGAGGTCCACGACGCCGGCGGCGTAGTCGGCGTAGCGCGCCGAGTGC
This genomic interval from Terriglobales bacterium contains the following:
- a CDS encoding putative Ig domain-containing protein; amino-acid sequence: MPPPLVGKLVMFQLRAPGLATPLQWRIVTGQLPAGLQLDRDGYLHGIPAATGDYAFTVEAMSVSSRAAARRDYRVRVNRPLAVRWTRPPAVNGREIGGEIVVANFSEYDMDLTVIIVSVNQIGRATTLGYQHFNFARAASAERPTEQVIPFSGSPGGGVYVVHADAVGEVRGVRAIYRDRIESPKLSITVVP
- a CDS encoding prolyl oligopeptidase family serine peptidase, translating into MNTSSARWFRAAAVLAVLVLVSSFALAQAKRPLTHRDFDAWRDIVTPTLSADGKFLVYGLFPQEGDGEIVVRNLLTKAEWRQPAGERPEPPPVNQAELGPEAGQPQARNISIAFAPDGSYVAVSTFAKHADVAAAKKARKRPDQMPKGGMVIVNLATGEAVRVDRVKSFATPEKSGAVLAYLREPDEAPAGRGATEGRSEEGAPEAGAGTAVPGAGPGPGSEPAGGAPRGRGDRPEFGSELVLRDLSNGGERTLADVLEYSLSKDGALLVYAVSSRKSPETNGVYIVETRSGGAPRPLLAGKGKYRRVTWDEDQTQIAFLSDKDDAASRSPRLKLYGWQRAAAAPVELVSSADPGFRDKCVISDRGAISFSRDGKHVFFGCAPAAAEEKPVDLPDDDKVSVDLWHYKDDYIQPMQKVRAEVERTRTFRCVYHFAEKKMVQLADRTMPELTPSDDGLWGIGGDDREYRRMIEYDTRYVDSYLVNTLTGERKLLARKHIGQVAWSPSGKYTLYYNGKDWITAAVPDGKLTTLTANLGVNFWREDNDTPELPPPYARANWTRDGKWVLLYDEFDVWRVAPDGSSAKNITLGAGRKTHTEFRWVRLNNDPRDPDSRWVDGSKPLTLKAVNKDSRDQGFFRTTLDATDPPKQLIMTAHAYGAPTQAKNADVVMVTEASFTQFPDVKITDPAFSKLETVTNANPEKAQFTWGSEELIHYRNADGVLLSGILFKPENFDPGKKYPLLVYIYEKLSQNFHDFITPRPTHRINTTFFVSNGYLVLMPDIVYTIGQPGQSALKCVLPAIDAVVARGFVDEKAIGIQGHSWGGYQIAYMITQTNRFRAVAAGAPVSNMTSAYDGIRWGPGLPRQFQYEHSQSRIGGTLWERPMLFVENSPVFWADRVRTPILMLHNDSDDAVPWYQGIEYYLALRRLGKEVYMFTYNGEPHGLRRRPNQKDYTVRLQQFFDYYLKGAPKPDWMEKGIPYLDRDQEKLRLHEATGAY
- a CDS encoding Rossmann-like and DUF2520 domain-containing protein, yielding MKLEAKPTIAIIGPGALGSTMAVALRGAGYRVPEIVTRSAPTNSARQLGRRVGASAVPLADAALDAEIIWLAVPDDAIAALARRLARRAGWNGKIVLHSSGALSSELLSPLRRRGAAVGTVHPMMTFVRGARLSAAIMRGVWLGVEGDPAAVRLAKNIARDLGGQVLTIGKRDKALYHAIGSFSSPMIVATLTIAERLARASGISPRAARGLIVPILRRTVENYEKHGAAAAFSGPLMRGDVTTIAAHVKALRRVPGALEAYRALVRAAMRELPVRKRGRIGRLLG
- a CDS encoding non-canonical purine NTP pyrophosphatase, whose amino-acid sequence is MRLLIATSNPGKLRDFAGAATGPCVEVLALPGFAALPGIIEDAPAFEGNARKKAEHYSRFAPGEIVVADDSGLEADPLGGKPGVHSARYADYAAGVVDLSSAGNTHDADNNARLLRDLDDVADERRTARFVCVLAAARDGRTLATFRGEAAGVILRAPRGSGGFGYDPLFFLPAIGKTFAELSAEEKARYSHRGAAFRKLLEWCRTALPQH
- the ribA gene encoding GTP cyclohydrolase II yields the protein MNATARKVAEADFPTRWGRFRLSGFEGAPDAKGTPETAVALVMGDVTSSPALVRIHSQCLTGDVFGSLRCDCRQQLEMALAMIAAHGSGVLVYEQQEGRGIGLMAKLQAYELQDRGLDTVEANQELGFAADHREYQLPGAVLQALGVREVRLISNNPEKVAALERAGIRVTERVPCEVEPHSHVENYLKTKKEKMGHLFGK